DNA from Kitasatospora herbaricolor:
CGTCCCTGCGGACGGTCACTTCGGAGGTCTGGACGACGCGGGCCAGTTCACGGAGCGACACTGCTCCGTTGGCGCGCACCATTTCGAGGATCAACTGGCGACGTTCTGCTGCAAACACAGAACCGACGGTAACTGAATGACCGTCTGCTTTCAGGCGTTTGCTCCTGGTAACGGGAATTGCTCACACAAGAGCGGCGCGTGACCGTACACTACGCGCCGTCAGACCCCGGGGAGCACGCCCGCCGTACGGGTGATGCGCCGGCGCGCGCAACGGGCGGCCGCGTCGCGACGGCCGCCCCAACTGCTCATTCCCCGCTCAGGATTCGCCCTCGGCGCGCTTGCGGATGTGCAACTGCCGGGCGGCCTCGGCGGTGGAACCGGACACCGAGGGGTAGACGGTGAACGCGCTGGCCACCTGTTCGACCGTCAAATTGGCGTCCACGGCGAGCGAAATCGGGTGGATCAGCTCGCTCGCGCGCGGTGCCACCACGACGCCGCCGACCACGATGCCGGTGCCCGGGCGGCAGAACAGCTTCACGAAGCCGTCCCGGATGCCCTGCATCTTGGCCCGCGGGTTGCCGCGCAGCGGGAGCTTCACCTCGACCGCGTCCATCTTCCCGCAGGAGACGTCGGCCGCGGTGTAGCCGACCGTGGCGATCTCCGGGTCGGTGAAGACGTTGGAGGCCACCGTCTTGAGGTTCAGCGGCTGCACCGCGTCGCCCAGCGCGTGGTACATCGCGATCCGGCCCTGCATCGCGGCCACCGAGGCCAGCATGAAGACGCCGGTGCAGTCGCCGGCCGCGTAGACGCCCGGGGCGCTGGTCCGGGAGACCCGGTCGACCTGGATCTGGCCCCAGTCGTTGAGCTTGACCCCGGCCTCCTCCAGACCCATCTCCGCGGTGTTGGGGATCGAGCCGACCGCCATCAGGCAGTGCGTGCCCCGGATCACCTGGCCGTCGGCGAGGGAGACCTCCACGTGGTCGCCGACCCGCTTGGCGCCCTCCGCCCGCGAGCGGCTCATCACGTTCATGCCGCGGCGGCGGAAGACCTCCTCCAGCACCTCGGCCGCGTCCGGGTCCTCGCCCGGCAGCACCCGGTCGCGGCTGGAGACCAGCGTGACCTTGGAGCCGAGCGCCTGGTACGCGCCGGCGAACTCGGCGCCGGTGACGCCGGAGCCGACCACGATCAGCTCGCGCGGCAGCTCCTCCAGGTCGTAGACCTGGGTCCAGGACAGGATCCGCTCGCCGTCGGGCTGCGCGTCGGGCAGCTCGCGCGGGTGGGCGCCGGTGGCGATCAGCACCGCGTCGGCGCGCAGCGTCTGGACGCCGCCGTCGGGGCCGTCCACCAGCACCTCGCGGGAGCCGTCCGCGGCCTGCCCGCCGCCCCCGAGCCGGCCCTTGCCGCGCAGCACGGTCACGCCGGCCCGGGTCACGGACTGGGTGATGTCGTGCGACTGGGCGATCGCCAGGCGCTTGACGCGTCGGTTGACCTTGCCGAGGTCCACGCCGACGACCCGGGCCGAGCCCTCGATCGGGGGAGTGTCGTCCGCGACGATGATGCCGAGTTCCTCGTACGAGCTGTCGAAGGTGGTCATCACCTCCGCGGTCGCGATCAGCGTCTTCGACGGCACGCAGTCCGTGAGCACCGCCGATCCGCCGAGGCCGTCGCGGTCGACGACGGTCACCTCCGCGCCGAGCTGGGCCGCCACCAGGGCTGCCTCGTATCCGCCAGGTCCGCCACCGATGATCACGATCCGAGTCACGTGCACCATTGTCCCGCACGCCGACCCCGCCGCCACGCCGGGGTCACGGCTGCCCCGCGAACAGTGGGCGACGAACGGCCCGGCGGCGGCCCGGCACACCCGTGGAAGCTCCCCCCGGCCGGTTCCCGCGTTCAACTCCCGTAGGCTGACGCCCATGCCCCTCTACGCCGCGTATGCCACCAATCTCGATGCCCGGCAGATGACCCGCCGTGCCCCGCACTCCCCACTGCGCGGGACGGGCTGGCTGGACGGCTGGCGGCTGACCTTCGGCGGCGAGCAGCTCGGCTGGGAGGGCTCGCTGGCCACGGTGGTGGAGGACGAGAAGGAGCAGGTCTTCGTCTCGCTCTACGACGTCGCGCCGATGGACGAGGAGGGGCTGGACCGCTGGGAGGGCGTGCAACTCGGCATCTACCGCAAGATGAAGCTGCGGGCGCACACCCTGGACGGCGACATCCAGGTCTGGACGTACGTCCTGAACGACTACGAGGGCGGACTGCCCGCAGCCCGCTACCTCGGGCTGATCGCGGACGCGGCCGAGAGCGCCGGCGCCCCCCACGACTACGTGCTGGACCTGCGCCGCCGGCCCTGCTGACGGCACCCGCCGGGGCACCGGCCGGGCCGGGCCCCTCAGGGCGAGCGGCGGGCCGCGCTCCAGGAACGGGCGGTCACGCCCAGTGCGGCCGCCACCTCGGCGCGCCGCGCCGGGTCGGTCCGCAGGCCGTTGCCCAGTTCCACGTGCAGCCAGGGCACGCCGAGGCCGGCGGCGAACCTGCCCTGCACGTTGGTCGTGCCCTCCAGGTGCCCGCACCTGTCACGCCAGGCGCGGCAGACCGCGAACCCGGCGCCCTCCAGGCCGTCGGCGGTGAGCTGGGCGGCCGGACCGGGCGAGGAACTCCCACCGGAGACCACAGCGTCCCGTCCGGGCAGGCTGCCCTCGTCGAACCCGTGCACCTGGATGCCCGGCAGCCCGCGGGCCGCCAGCGCCCCGATCACCGCGTCGAACACCGTGTCCGTCCGGTGGGCCGGGTCGGAGGAACCGCCCGCCCCGGCCTTGCGGTGCGCCCCCGCCAGCACCATCACCCCGCCCGGCGCCGCCCGGAAGGCAGCCACGCCCAGGAGTTCGGTGTCGGTGTCGAAGACCGGATGGGGCACCTGGACCGACCAGGACGCCTTCGCCGACAGGTCCAGGTACACCCGGCCCCAGCCGCGCTCGGCCTCGCTGCCCCCGGACGCGTCCGCGATCTCGGCGAACCGCCGCCCCGAAGCGCTGTCCACCCACTCGGTCAGCCGGTAGCCGGCCGCCCGCAGGCGCGGACCGGCCTGAGCCGGGCCGCCCTCCACCGCCTGCGCCACACCGTCCGCGACCGCGCGCCGCTGCTCCTCGTCGGGCGTGGTGTAGGGCGTGGAGGGGCCGAAACCGGCGGTGTAGGCGTGCACCCGGGCGGCCAGATCGACCTGCTCGGGCCCGGCCGGGGCCGCCTGCCCCGTCGCACCGTCCGCCCCGGATCCGTCACGGGCGCCGCCGAGCGCCGCCGTGAGCACCACGGCCAGCACGGCCAGAGCCAGCAGCACCACCGGAAGGGCCCGGCGCCGGGCAACCCGTATGTCCATGCCGGAGAACCTACCGGCCCGCGCGGGAGGTGACGGCCGGGGCTGTCGCAAACCGATAAGGATCCCGGGGCCGGCGGCAGCCGGTCAGGCGAACGACCGGATCGATACCGCTCCGTTACCGTACCCCGCCGATCGGCGGGCTCGGGTACGTATGCTGTTCAGGCTTCAATCGCTCACCCGTGCGAGGCGTCGGGGGCCCCGCTCGCCCGTCCGTCCCGTTCCGGCCCACACCGACATCGAGGCCCTTCTTGAGCACGGCCGCGTCACCGCCTCGCCAGCACCGCTACCGGCGACGGGCCGACATGCCCCTGCTCGGCGGGATCCGGCCACCCATCGCCCTGCTGCTGGTGCTCCTGCTGGCCGTCTCCGCCCTCACCGCGATCGCCGTCGGCGGGCTGCGGCTGGACGACGCCCCGCAGGCCGTCCGGGAGTCCCAGCAGTACGCGGCCGAGGACGGGGCCACCGCGCTGCGTGCCGCCGTCAACGAGAACGCCACCGACCTGCGCCGCGCCGCCGCCCGCTTCGACGCCGCGCCGGCCGAGCCGGCCGCCGTGCTCGGTGCCCTCGGCCAGGCCTACCAGAAGTGGCGCGGCACCGTGATCCTCCAGCCGGGCAGCGGCAAACTGCTGGCCGCCCGCGGCGAGACCGTACCGCTGGCCGGCCTGCTGGACCTCGGCGCCCTCGGCGACACCGCGCCGTCCCCCCTGCTCACCGGCACCGCGAGCGGCCCGCGGCTGCTGACCTTCGCCCTGGTGGCGACCCCCGGCGGGCAGCGGGCCCTGCTGGTCGCCTCCGGCGGCCTGCGGCTGCCCGGCATCACCACCGGCAAGTCCCAGAGCCTGCAGGTGCTCGACAGCGCCGGATCGGTGCTCGACAGCGCCGGGCCACCGCTCGGCACCGAACCGGACAGGCGGATCGTCACCACCGCCCGCACCCGCGCGGCGCGGCAGCCGGGCGACCCCGCGGAGGTGGCCTCCGGCAGCCTGGTCGGCCCCGCCGACCAGCACGGGACGCGCCGGATCGTCGGCTACTCGGCCGTCGCCGGCACCGACCCCCAGGACCTGGCCGCCCCGCTCGGCCTCACCCTGATCTCCAGCACCACCGTGGAACGGCAGGCCGGCAGCCTGCGTCACCCGCTCCTGGGCACCGCCGCCGCCGGCGCCCTGCTGCTGGTCGCCCTGCTGGTGGCCGGCCTGCTCGTGCTCACCCTGCAGCGCCCGCTGCTGCGGCTCTTCCTGGAGTCCCGCCGGCTGACCCGGGGCGAGCGGCTCGACCAGCCGGTCGCCGGCCCCGCCCGGGGCGAGGCCGGCCGGATCACCCGCGCGCTGGAGGAGGTCCGCCGCCAGCTGCTCGACCCCTCCCGTCCGCCGGCCACCGCCCCGGGGTCCGGCGCGGGCCGTCGAGGCCGGTTCGCACCCGGCATCGCCCTGCCACTCGCGCTCGGCGCGGTGGTCGTCCTGAGCTGGTCCGCTCCGCTGCTGCTGCTGAGTGGCGACAAGGGCGCGATCCGGGTCCCCGGCCAGGTGGTCTCCGCCCAGCGGGACCGCACCGACACCGCCGCGGACCGGATCCGGCAGGCGCTCAACGAGGGCTACGCCGACCTCAGATCGATCGCCCCGGCGCTCGGCGACGGCACCGAGGCCAAGCCGATCGAGGCGGTGCTGCGCGGCACGCTCGCGGAGCACGGCCGCTACCGGTCGCTGTACGTCCTCAGCCCCGCCGGCGCGGTGGTGGCCCGGGCCGGCGAGGCACCGCGGCACGCGGGCGCCGGGGCGGTCGGGCCGGACGGCGTCCTGCTCCTCAACAAGAGCGGCAAGGAACCGCAGGTCGCCGCCCGGGTCGGGCTCGGCCCGCAGGTCCCGGGCGGGAGCGCCGAACCGGCCGGCGGGGCGGCGCCCCCCGCTGCCCCGCCGACCGCCGTCGTGGTCGGGGAGTTCAAGCGCGAGTTCCTCGACGGCCTGCTGAGCCGCCCCGGCCTGGGCCGGGTCTGGCTGCTCGACGACCGGCACAAGGTGCTCTCCGCCAACGAGGCCTTCAGCTCCTTCGGCGACCTGCCCGAATCCCGCGCCGAAGCGGTGCTCACCTCCGCCGGCAAGGGCGCCGCCGCCGACGTGGTCCGCCACGACGGGTCCCCGGCCGTACTGGCGGCGGCACCGCTCGGCGGCAACGGCACGGTGGCCGGGCTCGGCTGGTCCGTGGTGAGCGCCCAGCCCGTGGCCTGGCTCCACCTGGACCAGAACAAGGCCGACCGGCGGGCCCTGCTGGCCGGGATGCTCGGCCTGGCCGCGGCCGCGCTCTGCCTCGG
Protein-coding regions in this window:
- a CDS encoding NAD(P)H-quinone dehydrogenase; its protein translation is MGVSLRELNAGTGRGELPRVCRAAAGPFVAHCSRGSRDPGVAAGSACGTMVHVTRIVIIGGGPGGYEAALVAAQLGAEVTVVDRDGLGGSAVLTDCVPSKTLIATAEVMTTFDSSYEELGIIVADDTPPIEGSARVVGVDLGKVNRRVKRLAIAQSHDITQSVTRAGVTVLRGKGRLGGGGQAADGSREVLVDGPDGGVQTLRADAVLIATGAHPRELPDAQPDGERILSWTQVYDLEELPRELIVVGSGVTGAEFAGAYQALGSKVTLVSSRDRVLPGEDPDAAEVLEEVFRRRGMNVMSRSRAEGAKRVGDHVEVSLADGQVIRGTHCLMAVGSIPNTAEMGLEEAGVKLNDWGQIQVDRVSRTSAPGVYAAGDCTGVFMLASVAAMQGRIAMYHALGDAVQPLNLKTVASNVFTDPEIATVGYTAADVSCGKMDAVEVKLPLRGNPRAKMQGIRDGFVKLFCRPGTGIVVGGVVVAPRASELIHPISLAVDANLTVEQVASAFTVYPSVSGSTAEAARQLHIRKRAEGES
- a CDS encoding gamma-glutamylcyclotransferase, encoding MPLYAAYATNLDARQMTRRAPHSPLRGTGWLDGWRLTFGGEQLGWEGSLATVVEDEKEQVFVSLYDVAPMDEEGLDRWEGVQLGIYRKMKLRAHTLDGDIQVWTYVLNDYEGGLPAARYLGLIADAAESAGAPHDYVLDLRRRPC
- a CDS encoding HAMP domain-containing protein, whose product is MPLLGGIRPPIALLLVLLLAVSALTAIAVGGLRLDDAPQAVRESQQYAAEDGATALRAAVNENATDLRRAAARFDAAPAEPAAVLGALGQAYQKWRGTVILQPGSGKLLAARGETVPLAGLLDLGALGDTAPSPLLTGTASGPRLLTFALVATPGGQRALLVASGGLRLPGITTGKSQSLQVLDSAGSVLDSAGPPLGTEPDRRIVTTARTRAARQPGDPAEVASGSLVGPADQHGTRRIVGYSAVAGTDPQDLAAPLGLTLISSTTVERQAGSLRHPLLGTAAAGALLLVALLVAGLLVLTLQRPLLRLFLESRRLTRGERLDQPVAGPARGEAGRITRALEEVRRQLLDPSRPPATAPGSGAGRRGRFAPGIALPLALGAVVVLSWSAPLLLLSGDKGAIRVPGQVVSAQRDRTDTAADRIRQALNEGYADLRSIAPALGDGTEAKPIEAVLRGTLAEHGRYRSLYVLSPAGAVVARAGEAPRHAGAGAVGPDGVLLLNKSGKEPQVAARVGLGPQVPGGSAEPAGGAAPPAAPPTAVVVGEFKREFLDGLLSRPGLGRVWLLDDRHKVLSANEAFSSFGDLPESRAEAVLTSAGKGAAADVVRHDGSPAVLAAAPLGGNGTVAGLGWSVVSAQPVAWLHLDQNKADRRALLAGMLGLAAAALCLGWLFVAVGIPLRRLAASAENLAAGDRRTVLYPAHHDEVGAIARSLELLRQELELLGRPPTGRRAARPPGQPTDRPAPAGQR